The DNA window ACACCTACGTCGACTCGACCCACAAGCGCGACGCCAAGCGGTTCGCGTCCGTCCTGCACCCCGACGTGACCGCGATCTTCGCCGACGGCGAGGTGATGTACGGCAAGAAGCGGACGATGGCGTTCATCGAGCCGTTCTTCGAGAGCACCGGCTGGACGCAGACGTTCGACGAGCTCACCCGCGAGGTCCAGGGGTGCAAGTCCGGCTTCGTGCTGTTCGACTCGGTGTTCACCCCGGCAGCGGGAGCCGACCCGATCTACTTCGTGATCGGCGTGACGTTCACGTACGAGAACGGGCGCTGGCTCGCGGTGCACAACCAGGACGGCGACGGCCCGTCCTACACGAGCACGCCGACCGCCGTGACCAGGTAGAGGAAGCCACCGACCGCCACCACGGCACCCCCAGCGACGGGCAGCCACGCCACCAGCGCAGTCAACCGGGTGGCGGTGGCTGCCCGTTCGCTCAGCGCGGTCTGGCCACGGACGGCGAGCAGGCCGACGGCGGTGAGCGTCGCGGCCATGCCGACGCCGAACGCGGCGACCAGCACGACGGCGAAGACGGCCCGCCCGGTCAGCAGCCCGCTGACCAGCACGAGGAACGCCGACGGCGACGGCAGCAATCCGCCGGACAGCCCGAGTACGACCAACCCCTTGCCGGACCAGGGCGCCCCATCGTCGTGAACGTGACCGTGGCCGTGGCCATGACCGTGGCCATGCGCGGCCGGCTCGCGTACCCGCCGCAGCTGCCGAACGGTCAGCGAAGCGCCGACCCCGATCACTACCACGCCCGCGACCACCTGCAGCCAGGCCGTCACGGCCTCCGTACCGAGGCTTGCGATCCCGCTCACCCCGACCCACACGAGCGCCAGCACCAGCACCGAGAACGTGTGCATCCCCGCCACGATCCCGCCCAGCACCGCCGCGTCGCGGTACCGCTGCCGCGCTCCGACCAGGTACGCCGCCGCGATCGTCTTGCCATGCCCCGGCGCCAACGCGTGCAAGGCACCCGCCAGCAACGCGACGCCGAGTACGACCCACCCGACGGCGGCGTTGTCGAACAGCCCGAGCAGCCGCTGTTCCAGCCCGTTCAGTCCGTTCATGCGCGCCGCCGACGACGCAGACCCAACGGGATCGCGACACCCGCGAGCAGCGCCGACCCCACCAGCCCGCCCGCGATCACCAGCGTGGTCGGGAACGTGCCGCCGCCACCCGGAGCGAACGTGACGGCGCGAGTCAGGCTCGAGTCGTTGAACAAGGCCTGCCGCGGCCCCTTGGGCGACTCGGTCGTGAGCACCGTCCGGTAGAGCGGGTTCAGGTCGACCAACATCCCGATCG is part of the Tenggerimyces flavus genome and encodes:
- a CDS encoding HoxN/HupN/NixA family nickel/cobalt transporter; translation: MNGLNGLEQRLLGLFDNAAVGWVVLGVALLAGALHALAPGHGKTIAAAYLVGARQRYRDAAVLGGIVAGMHTFSVLVLALVWVGVSGIASLGTEAVTAWLQVVAGVVVIGVGASLTVRQLRRVREPAAHGHGHGHGHGHVHDDGAPWSGKGLVVLGLSGGLLPSPSAFLVLVSGLLTGRAVFAVVLVAAFGVGMAATLTAVGLLAVRGQTALSERAATATRLTALVAWLPVAGGAVVAVGGFLYLVTAVGVLV
- a CDS encoding nuclear transport factor 2 family protein; protein product: MIRRARTLLPAVALLAAAAVPTATAATANLGSHGNQGNQGHHGCRSSFDRAVHTYVDSTHKRDAKRFASVLHPDVTAIFADGEVMYGKKRTMAFIEPFFESTGWTQTFDELTREVQGCKSGFVLFDSVFTPAAGADPIYFVIGVTFTYENGRWLAVHNQDGDGPSYTSTPTAVTR